From Microbacterium sp. LWH11-1.2, one genomic window encodes:
- the folE gene encoding GTP cyclohydrolase I has product MTVDRQRVERLTRELLEAIGEDPDRPGLKQTPTRMAELYSEFFDGVGADAAEPLARTISVTRGPAPDTLPSGAVLLRDIRFRSVCEHHLLPFAGHAHLAYLPGEQVVGLGALVRVVEILAARPQVQERLGEQIADTIAEHLDTRGVLVVLDASHGCVTMRGGRQTEASTLTIAARGEYTDAAARAELITLIGASGAAPVVERPQRDEAPHRPTGSGSDA; this is encoded by the coding sequence GTGACCGTCGACAGGCAGCGCGTCGAACGGCTCACCAGAGAGCTGCTCGAGGCGATCGGCGAAGACCCGGACCGGCCCGGCCTGAAGCAGACCCCGACCCGCATGGCCGAGCTGTACTCGGAGTTCTTCGACGGCGTCGGCGCGGATGCCGCGGAGCCGCTGGCGCGCACGATCAGCGTGACCCGCGGGCCGGCGCCCGACACCCTCCCGTCCGGGGCAGTGCTCCTGCGCGACATCCGCTTCCGCTCCGTCTGCGAGCACCACCTCCTGCCGTTCGCCGGCCACGCGCACCTCGCGTATCTGCCGGGCGAGCAGGTCGTCGGACTCGGCGCGCTCGTGCGCGTCGTCGAGATCCTCGCCGCCCGCCCGCAGGTGCAGGAGCGTCTCGGCGAGCAGATCGCCGACACGATCGCGGAGCACCTCGACACCCGCGGCGTCCTCGTCGTGCTCGACGCCAGCCACGGCTGCGTCACCATGCGCGGCGGTCGGCAGACCGAGGCGTCGACGCTGACGATCGCCGCGCGCGGCGAGTACACGGATGCCGCGGCGCGGGCCGAGCTCATCACGCTGATCGGCGCTTCGGGCGCCGCTCCGGTCGTCGAGCGACCGCAGCGAGACGAAGCGCCCCATCGTCCGACGGGTTCAGGATCCGACGCATGA
- a CDS encoding DUF2207 domain-containing protein: MTATRIIRAFAAIALAVAAVATPTSAIAASEPADARSTGAPASTVADADVDDFSYASWDALYEVGLDEEGRARMHVVETLVARFPEYDQNRGIVRGLPTAYEGAGIDTRVLSVTDENGADVPYETEEEDGLLLVLTGNDDFVQGLTTYVIEYEMRDVILAADASTGSSTRQSVRGQGEGNPAVDEFYWDLLPLDSTQAIERFRADIVFDAAMSDRLTGAASCYTGYSGSTDECDLQGPAVDGDVATFRVESGERAAGDGVTVAIGFAQGTAVQPSARTPNPVTDTVPLAAAIGAGGLSVGAWIAVSAFKRRRRTATGVIVAQYDVPDSMPPLLAAALLPSAKDVIPAEIVHLAVRGTLRIEEGGSPEHPRLRRIAGTRIPDQLDVEALDALFLKANDGGVVDVPSASEAFAMRMVALQEAGKTAAKTRGLTTTARSRGAAIVQWCAIAIAAVGMGLSVWGVASGRLSAVPALVAISFGLVLVLIASFFSFAKHTVLTPEGAREFEYLKGVEEFIRVADADRLRMLQSYTGAERRQDGTADVIHVYERLLPYAMLFGMEKEWGDVLETAYSREQRGPGWIGDPTTPYLGVYLSAFTSSSHAAATYTSPSSGSSSSSGGSFGGGFSGGGGGGGFSGGR, from the coding sequence ATGACCGCCACCCGGATCATCCGCGCGTTCGCCGCGATCGCCCTCGCCGTCGCCGCGGTCGCCACCCCGACGTCGGCGATCGCCGCATCCGAGCCGGCCGACGCGCGATCGACGGGCGCGCCCGCGAGCACCGTGGCGGACGCGGACGTCGACGACTTCTCCTACGCCTCCTGGGACGCGCTCTACGAGGTCGGGCTCGATGAAGAGGGCCGCGCGCGGATGCACGTCGTCGAGACGCTCGTCGCCCGCTTCCCCGAGTACGACCAGAACCGCGGCATCGTCCGCGGGCTGCCCACCGCGTACGAGGGGGCCGGCATCGACACCCGTGTGCTGTCGGTCACGGACGAGAACGGCGCCGACGTGCCGTACGAGACCGAGGAGGAAGACGGTCTGCTGCTCGTCCTCACCGGGAACGACGACTTCGTGCAGGGACTGACCACCTACGTGATCGAGTACGAGATGCGCGACGTCATCCTCGCGGCCGACGCATCGACCGGCTCCTCGACCCGCCAGAGCGTGCGCGGACAGGGCGAGGGGAACCCCGCGGTGGACGAGTTCTACTGGGACCTCCTCCCCCTCGACAGCACCCAGGCGATCGAGCGGTTCCGCGCCGACATCGTCTTCGACGCGGCGATGAGCGACCGCCTCACGGGAGCCGCGAGCTGCTACACCGGATACTCGGGATCGACCGACGAGTGCGACCTGCAGGGTCCGGCGGTCGACGGCGACGTCGCCACGTTCCGCGTCGAGTCGGGGGAACGCGCGGCAGGCGACGGGGTGACTGTCGCGATCGGATTCGCGCAGGGCACGGCCGTGCAGCCGTCCGCGCGCACGCCGAACCCGGTCACCGACACGGTTCCTCTGGCCGCCGCGATCGGCGCGGGAGGACTGTCGGTCGGCGCCTGGATCGCCGTGTCCGCCTTCAAGCGCCGCCGCCGCACCGCCACCGGCGTCATCGTCGCGCAGTACGACGTTCCCGACTCGATGCCCCCGCTGCTCGCCGCCGCCCTCCTGCCGAGCGCGAAGGATGTGATCCCCGCCGAGATCGTGCATCTCGCCGTGCGGGGAACGCTGCGCATCGAGGAGGGCGGCTCGCCCGAGCATCCGCGGCTGCGCCGCATCGCCGGGACGCGCATCCCCGATCAACTCGACGTCGAGGCGCTCGACGCCCTCTTCCTGAAGGCGAACGACGGCGGCGTCGTCGACGTGCCGAGCGCCAGCGAGGCCTTCGCCATGCGCATGGTCGCTCTCCAGGAGGCGGGGAAGACCGCAGCGAAGACCCGCGGTCTCACGACCACGGCGCGCAGTCGCGGCGCGGCGATCGTGCAGTGGTGCGCGATCGCGATCGCGGCCGTCGGCATGGGACTGAGCGTGTGGGGCGTGGCCTCCGGCCGGCTCTCCGCCGTCCCCGCTCTCGTCGCGATCTCCTTCGGACTCGTGCTCGTGCTCATCGCGAGCTTCTTCTCCTTCGCGAAGCACACGGTGCTCACCCCCGAGGGCGCCAGGGAATTCGAGTACCTGAAGGGCGTCGAGGAGTTCATCCGGGTCGCCGATGCCGACCGTCTGCGCATGCTGCAGTCCTACACGGGGGCGGAGCGCCGGCAGGACGGGACCGCCGACGTCATCCACGTGTACGAGCGCCTCCTCCCCTACGCGATGCTCTTCGGGATGGAGAAGGAGTGGGGCGACGTGCTCGAGACCGCCTACTCCCGCGAGCAGCGGGGACCCGGGTGGATCGGCGACCCGACCACCCCGTACCTCGGCGTCTACCTCTCGGCCTTCACCTCATCGTCGCATGCCGCCGCGACCTACACCTCGCCGTCGTCGGGCAGCTCGTCGAGTTCGGGCGGGTCGTTCGGCGGCGGCTTCTCCGGCGGCGGAGGCGGCGGAGGGTTCTCGGGCGGACGCTGA
- a CDS encoding PH domain-containing protein, which produces MSEQQFPATPHAPAPTQVGDASTTLADGEWHRMHPLTPLFKGGLVLIIVAGILIANMRDRIITWLVTLFTPEEAHYGDYAGRDPVDWVFENNLILLVLLGVLGLVVVLVLVFWMLWRFHQFRITGDHVEVRKGIIFRSHRRAPLDRVQGVNLTRPFPARIIGLAKLEVVGAGNDANVDLEYLATTRAESVRADILRLASGARAARHAALNPQAPSADPDAAAVPATTRAQLRGSVNEGVTSLIAGVDLADVAPESVVKIPAGRLIGSQLISGLLWLFFFGIIFAIALGSTIIGLVADGDTGGGVVLLGIGLAMGIPMLIAVVGITWAQISKSLRYSIAPTPDGVRITYGLLTTVTETLPPGRIFAVEVSQSLLWRPFGWWTIKINRMSGKSAAAQQSGNAQQFNVVLPVGKRADVERVLGLVLPDVPAASIPFLWEQGIVGPADGDPFRRMPRRAWWRRPLSWKRHGYAIADFGLLLRRGFVWRKLAVFPLARLQGVSLSQGPIDRAQRVSGAQVHTAPGPITGYLSGLEREDALALLGDVSRAAAEAASRDTSHRWSEHAPAAPPAPPAYANLPAPAGPPVALPAPGVTPPPIAPPAPPSYAPPVTPPTYAPPVMPPPAPPVAPPTYAPPVTPPPAPPVAPPPAPPVMPPPAPPVVPPPAPPTNGE; this is translated from the coding sequence GTGAGCGAGCAGCAGTTCCCCGCCACCCCGCACGCACCGGCGCCCACGCAGGTCGGCGACGCGTCGACGACTCTTGCGGACGGCGAATGGCATCGGATGCATCCGCTGACGCCCCTGTTCAAGGGCGGGCTGGTGCTGATCATCGTCGCCGGCATCCTGATCGCGAACATGCGGGACCGGATCATCACCTGGCTGGTGACGCTCTTCACGCCCGAGGAGGCGCACTACGGCGACTACGCCGGCCGCGACCCGGTCGACTGGGTGTTCGAGAACAACCTGATCCTGCTGGTGCTCCTCGGAGTCCTGGGGCTCGTGGTCGTGCTGGTGCTCGTCTTCTGGATGCTCTGGCGCTTCCACCAGTTCCGCATCACCGGTGATCACGTCGAGGTGCGCAAGGGCATCATCTTCCGCTCGCACCGGCGCGCGCCCCTCGATCGCGTGCAGGGCGTCAACCTCACGCGTCCGTTCCCCGCCCGGATCATCGGACTCGCCAAGCTCGAAGTGGTCGGCGCGGGCAACGACGCCAACGTCGACCTGGAGTACCTCGCGACGACTCGGGCGGAGTCGGTGCGCGCCGACATCCTGCGCCTCGCCTCCGGGGCACGGGCCGCGCGTCACGCGGCCCTCAACCCGCAGGCCCCGTCGGCCGACCCGGATGCCGCTGCGGTCCCCGCGACGACGCGGGCGCAGCTGCGCGGCTCGGTCAACGAGGGCGTCACGAGCCTGATCGCCGGAGTCGACCTCGCCGATGTCGCTCCGGAGAGCGTCGTGAAGATCCCGGCCGGTCGTCTGATCGGGTCGCAGCTCATCTCGGGGCTGCTGTGGCTGTTCTTCTTCGGCATCATCTTCGCGATCGCGCTCGGCAGCACGATCATCGGCCTGGTCGCCGACGGCGACACCGGCGGCGGCGTGGTGCTGCTCGGCATCGGCCTCGCCATGGGCATCCCCATGCTCATCGCCGTGGTCGGCATCACCTGGGCGCAGATCTCCAAGTCGCTGCGCTATTCGATCGCGCCGACGCCCGACGGGGTGCGCATCACGTACGGTCTGCTCACCACGGTGACCGAGACGCTGCCGCCCGGACGCATCTTCGCGGTCGAGGTGTCGCAGTCGCTCCTGTGGCGCCCCTTCGGCTGGTGGACGATCAAGATCAACCGGATGAGCGGCAAGAGCGCGGCGGCGCAGCAGTCCGGCAACGCGCAGCAGTTCAACGTGGTGCTGCCGGTGGGCAAGCGCGCCGATGTGGAGCGCGTGCTCGGCCTCGTGCTGCCGGACGTGCCGGCGGCGAGCATCCCGTTCCTCTGGGAGCAGGGCATCGTCGGGCCTGCCGACGGCGATCCGTTCCGGCGGATGCCGCGACGTGCCTGGTGGCGTCGTCCGCTGTCCTGGAAGCGGCACGGGTATGCGATCGCCGACTTCGGGCTCCTGCTGCGCCGTGGATTCGTGTGGCGCAAGCTCGCGGTCTTCCCGCTCGCCCGTCTGCAGGGCGTCTCGCTCTCGCAGGGTCCCATCGACCGGGCGCAGCGCGTCTCGGGCGCCCAGGTGCACACGGCACCGGGACCGATCACGGGGTACCTCTCCGGACTCGAGCGCGAGGATGCGCTGGCGCTGCTCGGCGATGTCAGCCGCGCCGCGGCCGAAGCCGCGTCGCGAGACACCAGCCATCGCTGGAGCGAGCACGCTCCGGCGGCGCCCCCGGCTCCTCCGGCGTACGCGAACCTCCCGGCGCCTGCGGGACCACCGGTCGCGCTCCCCGCGCCAGGCGTGACGCCGCCTCCGATCGCGCCACCTGCACCGCCCTCTTACGCGCCTCCGGTGACGCCGCCGACGTACGCGCCTCCGGTGATGCCGCCGCCTGCGCCTCCGGTCGCACCGCCGACGTACGCGCCTCCGGTGACGCCCCCACCTGCGCCTCCGGTCGCACCGCCTCCTGCGCCTCCGGTGATGCCGCCGCCTGCACCTCCGGTCGTGCCGCCGCCCGCGCCGCCCACGAACGGGGAGTGA
- the lysS gene encoding lysine--tRNA ligase, translated as MTDASAAPDSASSDPSNEEDAHEQKTVRLAKRARLIEKRADAAGGAFPVGVPVTHTIPTLRAEYGELEAGAETGVVVGVAGRVVFSRNTGKLCFATLQAGDGTRIQAMISLANVGEESLADWKEYVDLGDHVFVHGEVISSRRGELSIMADDWAIASKAILPLPNAYSELSEEGRVRSRYLDLIVREQARTTVRARAAVNASLRATFTGHDYLEVETPMLQVQHGGASARPFITRSNAFDTELYLRIAPELYLKRAVVGGIERVFEINRNFRNEGADSTHSPEFAMLEAYQAYGDYNQMAALTQELVQQAAIAVTGSTTVTWADGTEYDLGGEWDRISMYESLSAASGRTVTPQDSVDDLIAFAEQSGVDLPPQATHGKLVEELWEHFVKGDLVRPTFVMDFPVDTSPLVREHRSIDGVVEKWDLYIRGFELATGYSELVDPVIQRERFVEQSKLAARGDVEAMPIDEEFLRALEHGMPPSGGMGMGIDRLLMAITGLGIRETILFPLVK; from the coding sequence ATGACTGACGCGTCCGCCGCGCCCGATTCGGCCTCGTCCGACCCTTCGAACGAAGAGGACGCCCACGAGCAGAAGACCGTCCGTCTCGCCAAGCGCGCGCGCCTGATCGAGAAGCGGGCGGATGCCGCGGGCGGCGCCTTCCCGGTCGGCGTCCCGGTGACGCACACCATCCCGACGCTCCGCGCGGAGTACGGAGAGCTCGAGGCGGGCGCCGAGACCGGCGTCGTGGTCGGAGTGGCCGGTCGCGTCGTGTTCAGCCGCAACACCGGCAAGCTCTGCTTCGCGACGCTGCAGGCCGGCGACGGCACCCGCATCCAGGCGATGATCTCGCTCGCGAACGTCGGCGAGGAGTCCCTCGCGGACTGGAAGGAGTACGTCGACCTGGGCGACCACGTCTTCGTGCACGGCGAGGTGATCTCCAGCCGCCGCGGCGAGCTGTCGATCATGGCCGACGACTGGGCGATCGCCTCCAAGGCGATCCTCCCGCTGCCCAACGCCTACTCCGAGCTCAGCGAGGAGGGGCGGGTCCGCAGCCGCTACCTCGACCTCATCGTGCGCGAGCAGGCACGCACCACGGTCCGCGCCCGCGCCGCGGTGAACGCGAGCCTTCGCGCGACCTTCACCGGGCACGACTACCTCGAGGTCGAGACGCCGATGCTGCAGGTGCAGCACGGCGGAGCATCCGCTCGCCCGTTCATCACCCGCTCGAACGCCTTCGACACCGAGCTCTACCTGCGCATCGCGCCGGAGCTCTACCTGAAGCGCGCCGTCGTCGGCGGCATCGAGCGGGTCTTCGAGATCAACCGCAACTTCCGCAACGAGGGCGCCGACTCGACGCACAGCCCGGAGTTCGCGATGCTCGAGGCCTATCAGGCCTACGGCGACTACAACCAGATGGCCGCACTCACGCAGGAGCTGGTGCAGCAGGCCGCGATCGCGGTGACCGGCTCGACCACCGTGACCTGGGCCGACGGCACCGAGTACGATCTCGGCGGCGAGTGGGACCGCATCTCGATGTACGAATCGCTCTCCGCGGCATCCGGTCGCACGGTCACCCCGCAGGACTCGGTCGACGACCTGATCGCCTTCGCCGAGCAGAGCGGAGTCGATCTGCCGCCGCAGGCCACGCACGGCAAGCTCGTCGAGGAGCTCTGGGAGCACTTCGTGAAGGGCGACCTCGTGCGCCCGACCTTCGTGATGGACTTCCCGGTCGACACGTCGCCCCTGGTGCGCGAGCACCGCTCGATCGACGGCGTCGTGGAGAAGTGGGACCTGTACATCCGCGGCTTCGAGCTGGCGACGGGGTACTCCGAGCTCGTCGACCCCGTGATCCAGCGCGAGCGCTTCGTCGAGCAGTCGAAGCTCGCCGCGCGCGGTGATGTCGAGGCGATGCCCATCGACGAGGAGTTCCTGCGGGCGCTGGAGCACGGCATGCCGCCGTCCGGTGGCATGGGAATGGGCATCGATCGTCTGCTGATGGCGATCACCGGGCTCGGCATCCGCGAGACGATCCTCTTCCCGCTGGTCAAGTAG
- a CDS encoding DUF3180 domain-containing protein, with amino-acid sequence MRRTSVGLLAVLALLGVGLGYLVDHLLTASGRATFTPSLLLPVLLLLIAAAALGVAWPVRNSVRSGIRIDPFRALRAATLARASSLLGAIMAGLGAGLLVFLLTRPIDPPVGSTVAMLALIGSAIVLVIAALVAEQFCTLPKDPDDSEPRDRAPEPGGGH; translated from the coding sequence ATGAGGCGCACGTCCGTCGGCCTCCTCGCCGTTCTGGCCCTCCTCGGGGTCGGGCTCGGGTACCTGGTCGATCACCTGCTCACCGCGAGCGGTCGCGCGACCTTCACCCCGTCGCTGCTGCTGCCGGTGCTTCTCCTGCTGATCGCGGCCGCTGCTCTCGGCGTGGCCTGGCCGGTGCGGAACAGCGTGCGCTCCGGCATCCGGATCGATCCCTTCCGGGCACTCAGGGCGGCGACCCTCGCCCGCGCCTCGAGTCTGCTCGGCGCGATCATGGCGGGCCTCGGAGCCGGTCTCCTCGTGTTCCTCCTCACCCGCCCCATCGATCCGCCGGTAGGGTCGACTGTGGCCATGCTGGCCCTGATCGGGAGCGCGATCGTCCTCGTGATCGCCGCGCTCGTCGCCGAACAGTTCTGCACCCTGCCGAAGGATCCTGATGACTCAGAACCCAGAGACCGCGCCCCTGAACCCGGCGGAGGGCACTGA
- the folP gene encoding dihydropteroate synthase — protein sequence MTGIWGIVNVTPDSFSDGGRYLDVDRAVAHGLRLRADGASVLDVGGESTRPGAERVGTDVEQQRVIPVIEQLAAAGVPISVDTLSAATAAAAVRAGARIVNDVSGGLADPDMRAAVAESGADYAVGHWRGFSADMYANAEYRRAAREVAGELQERIGEAAAAGIAPSRLIVDPGIGFAKAGAQNWDVLRGLDEIVALGPRVLIGTSRKRFLAETLPSEAGETGGISEARRDLATAVTSALAARAGVWAVRVHDVAATRDALAIAHAWTG from the coding sequence ATGACCGGGATCTGGGGGATCGTCAACGTCACTCCCGATTCGTTCAGCGACGGCGGGCGCTATCTCGATGTCGACAGGGCGGTCGCCCACGGCCTGCGACTGCGTGCCGACGGCGCGAGCGTGCTCGACGTCGGCGGCGAGTCGACCAGGCCCGGCGCGGAGCGCGTCGGCACGGATGTCGAGCAGCAGCGCGTGATCCCCGTGATCGAGCAGCTCGCCGCGGCGGGCGTTCCGATCAGCGTCGACACGCTCAGCGCGGCCACCGCCGCGGCGGCCGTGCGCGCCGGCGCCCGGATCGTCAACGACGTCTCGGGCGGTCTCGCCGACCCCGACATGCGGGCGGCGGTCGCCGAATCCGGTGCGGACTACGCGGTCGGGCACTGGCGCGGATTCTCGGCCGACATGTACGCCAACGCCGAGTACCGCCGAGCGGCCAGGGAGGTCGCCGGAGAGCTGCAGGAGCGCATCGGAGAGGCCGCAGCGGCCGGTATCGCCCCCTCGCGACTGATCGTGGATCCCGGCATCGGCTTCGCCAAGGCGGGCGCCCAGAACTGGGACGTGCTGCGCGGGCTCGACGAGATCGTGGCGCTCGGACCCCGGGTGCTCATCGGCACCTCCCGCAAGCGGTTCCTCGCCGAGACGCTGCCGTCCGAGGCGGGGGAGACCGGCGGGATCTCGGAGGCCCGCCGTGACCTCGCCACCGCCGTGACCAGCGCGTTGGCCGCGCGCGCCGGCGTGTGGGCCGTCCGGGTGCACGACGTCGCCGCGACCCGCGATGCGCTCGCCATCGCCCACGCCTGGACGGGGTGA
- the folB gene encoding dihydroneopterin aldolase: protein MDFLDEISLTGLTVFGRHGVYDHEREDGQEFTVDLRLRLALDQAAASDDVSDTVHYGELAEKVAAVVAGEPLNLIETLAERIAVTALEDLRVQGVTVTVHKPHAPIPLTFADVAVTVHRSRPTPGLEDITA from the coding sequence ATGGACTTCCTCGACGAGATCTCCCTCACCGGGCTGACCGTGTTCGGACGCCACGGCGTCTACGACCACGAGCGGGAGGACGGGCAGGAGTTCACGGTCGACCTCCGCCTGCGGCTGGCGCTGGACCAGGCCGCGGCATCCGACGACGTGAGCGACACCGTGCACTACGGAGAGCTCGCCGAGAAGGTCGCGGCCGTGGTCGCCGGGGAACCCCTGAACCTCATCGAGACCCTCGCCGAACGCATCGCCGTCACCGCCCTCGAAGACCTCCGGGTGCAGGGCGTCACCGTGACCGTGCACAAGCCGCACGCCCCGATCCCGCTCACGTTCGCCGACGTGGCCGTCACGGTTCATCGCAGCCGCCCCACCCCCGGCCTGGAGGACATCACCGCATGA
- a CDS encoding DUF2520 domain-containing protein: MVRDGRLGVGIIGAGRVGPVIGAALGGAGHAIVGITSGSDDERASAVLPEVPVLDALEVVRRAELVILAVPTDQLASLVAGIAEVGGWQIGQLVLHTDPGHGTEVLRPAAERGAIPLAVHPAITFTGTSIDLRQLQAGFAAVTAPAPVLPIAQALAVEMGCEPIVIAEEDRPAYADAIQTATEFSRSIIGQSTARLREIGVENPGGYLSALVQSTVERALREASDPPPLI, encoded by the coding sequence GTGGTGCGCGACGGGCGTCTCGGCGTCGGCATTATCGGCGCGGGCCGCGTCGGACCGGTGATCGGCGCCGCGCTCGGCGGCGCCGGCCACGCGATCGTCGGCATCACGAGCGGATCGGATGACGAGCGCGCGTCGGCCGTCCTGCCGGAGGTGCCCGTGCTCGACGCCCTCGAGGTCGTGCGCAGGGCGGAGCTCGTGATCCTCGCCGTGCCGACGGACCAGCTCGCCTCTCTCGTGGCGGGAATCGCCGAGGTCGGCGGGTGGCAGATCGGTCAGCTCGTGCTGCACACCGATCCCGGCCACGGCACCGAGGTGCTGCGGCCCGCTGCCGAGCGCGGCGCGATCCCGCTCGCCGTGCATCCCGCGATCACGTTCACGGGGACCTCGATCGACCTGCGACAGCTGCAGGCGGGCTTCGCCGCGGTCACGGCCCCTGCCCCGGTGCTGCCCATCGCGCAGGCGCTCGCCGTCGAGATGGGATGCGAGCCGATCGTGATCGCCGAAGAGGATCGCCCCGCCTACGCGGACGCCATCCAGACCGCGACGGAGTTCTCCCGGTCGATCATCGGCCAGTCCACGGCGCGGCTGCGCGAGATCGGCGTCGAGAACCCCGGCGGCTACCTCTCGGCGCTCGTGCAGTCGACGGTCGAGCGCGCCCTGCGCGAGGCATCCGATCCTCCGCCGCTGATCTGA
- a CDS encoding PH domain-containing protein: MTQNPETAPLNPAEGTDLDALDQGTYTRLRTARNEARLELDGTWHQISPRYVVSQIVQNVIFIVVVVVAAVVLNIFLEQDWVWIPAGVILLLTVIALIILPRQARAIGYMLRADDIVFRKGILWQRMIAVPYGRMQLVDITQGPLDRAFGISQLKMVTAAATTGVQIPGLTQPASEALRDTLIEVAETRRTGL, encoded by the coding sequence ATGACTCAGAACCCAGAGACCGCGCCCCTGAACCCGGCGGAGGGCACTGACCTCGACGCCCTCGACCAGGGCACCTACACGCGGCTGCGCACCGCGCGGAACGAGGCGCGGCTGGAACTGGACGGCACCTGGCACCAGATCTCGCCCCGCTATGTCGTCTCGCAGATCGTGCAGAACGTGATCTTCATCGTCGTGGTGGTCGTGGCAGCCGTGGTGCTCAACATCTTCCTGGAGCAGGACTGGGTGTGGATCCCCGCCGGCGTGATCCTGCTCCTCACGGTGATCGCGCTCATCATCCTGCCGCGACAGGCCAGGGCCATCGGCTACATGCTCCGCGCCGACGACATCGTCTTCCGCAAGGGGATCCTGTGGCAGCGGATGATCGCCGTGCCCTATGGGCGCATGCAGCTCGTGGACATCACGCAGGGTCCGCTCGACCGCGCCTTCGGAATCTCGCAGCTGAAGATGGTGACCGCCGCCGCCACCACCGGCGTGCAGATCCCCGGCCTCACCCAGCCCGCGTCCGAAGCGCTGCGCGACACCCTCATCGAAGTGGCCGAGACCCGCCGGACCGGCCTGTGA
- the folK gene encoding 2-amino-4-hydroxy-6-hydroxymethyldihydropteridine diphosphokinase has product MSRNLAQPMDAPERRPGRPETVAVVALGANLGERHATIRAAAERIARLPLVGEVRLSPLFETVALRVDGPNLEAPGYVNAVALVTTRLAPEILLGMLHAIEDENGRERRERWGDRTLDLDLIAYGDVVSDEPHLQLPHPRAAERLFVLDPWLDLDADAELIGHGRVADLAAELRDRGDG; this is encoded by the coding sequence ATGAGTCGGAATCTCGCCCAGCCCATGGACGCCCCCGAGCGCCGTCCGGGTCGTCCGGAAACCGTGGCCGTCGTCGCCCTCGGCGCGAACCTCGGCGAACGTCACGCGACCATCCGCGCCGCCGCGGAGCGGATCGCGCGACTGCCGCTCGTCGGGGAGGTGCGCCTGTCCCCGCTGTTCGAGACCGTCGCGCTGCGTGTGGACGGGCCCAACCTCGAGGCGCCCGGCTACGTCAACGCCGTCGCCCTGGTCACGACCCGGCTCGCTCCCGAGATCCTGCTCGGGATGCTGCATGCCATCGAAGACGAGAACGGCCGGGAGCGCCGCGAGCGCTGGGGGGACAGGACGCTGGACCTCGACCTCATCGCGTACGGCGACGTCGTCTCGGACGAGCCGCACCTGCAGCTCCCGCATCCGCGCGCGGCAGAGCGCCTCTTCGTGCTGGATCCGTGGCTCGATCTCGATGCCGACGCCGAGCTCATCGGGCACGGCAGGGTGGCCGACCTCGCGGCGGAGCTGCGCGATCGGGGCGATGGATGA